Within uncultured Fibrobacter sp., the genomic segment CAGGCTAAGCCAAAAACGGAGTCGGGCAATATCCACGGCACCCTTTTCGATATCCACACCGTAAATATTCTGCTGGATAATGTCGCGCTTCAACGCGGCTATCATCTTCTTGTCATGCTGTCTTTCTGCAGGTTGCAGGCTCTGGCGGCATTTGCAAAGCAAGTTCAAAAGTCCCATGGGAAACGCGCCCGAACCAATAGCCGGGTCACAAATCTTCACTTCGGCAAGTTTTGCATCCAGTTGCGTTTTTTCGCTGTCCGTGAATGCGGAGGTGTCTAGCGTCAAGACAAAGTTTCGAATTCTGGATTCGGTCATTTCGGCAGGCTCAATGACCTTAGAACATTCTGTTTCGAGGTAGGCAATTAGGGACTCGTTCACCATGTAGTTCACGATTTCCTTGGGCGTATAGAACGCGCCCTTGTCCTTGTTGTCTTCGAGCAAGTTCTCAAAAATCTTGCCGAGCATTTCTGGGTCCACGCTCACTTCGGCATCGGTGGGGTCATTCTCGTCAATGGTGAAATTGAATCGATCGAAAAAGTCAAAAAGACCACACGCTCTGTCGTCAAAATAGGGATTACGCTTTTGGGTCCAATCCTTGATATTTGGGGCCTTGCGCTCGGTATCCGAAAATTTCAAATTGCAGAAAACTGCCGCGGGCAACTTGAAATCAAGCTTGTCATCAGCATCGCGGTCAAATAGACCACAATTCAAGAACGGGAATCTGTATTTTCTCAAGGTTGCATTCTTGATATGCCGTTCATTCTCCTTGGTATTGAATTCACCGAAGAAAATTTCTTCAAGAACACTGTCAATAAAGTTTTCTCGGTCTTCCGGAGAAACTTCAAGGAACAAACTCTGCATAAAGTCTCGATCGCCCGTATTCCAATTGTCGGAATCCGCAAGATTGCCGAGCCAGCCCTTCTTTTGCAAGAACTGGATGAAGACTAGACGGCCCATGAGTTTTTTCACGTAATTGCGTACCGCCCGTTCCGCATCATCACCATAGATCTCAACAAATTGGTCGTAGATTTCGTGGTTTACGCCACTCATGTCCTTACGTTCGTACTTATTCTTCTTGACTTCTATGTAGCGGGCACCGGTAATGTACTGCACGATGTCTTCATAGAACACCTTGTATTCGCGGAAGAATTCGTCGCTTAATTTTTCCACATCAAACGCGGACTTGAACTCATCGTAATTTGCGATAGTTTTGCAAAGGCGAGTGCGGAAAGTTTTGTTGTTCTTGCCCGCTTCGACAAAGAAACTTTGACGACGATAATTGTTCAGTTCCATCTTACCGGCAGAAATTTCTGCCGTCACCAACGAGAGTCTAAAGTTCCCCGGTTCATCGAAGAAGAAAAAGAGCCCTTGTGTGAAAGACCCCTGTATAGGGCCATTCCCCATGTAGGGGTTGACGAAATTGTCCTTCAAAACTTTTACGGCAATATCGAACTGTTTGCGCCTGGAACTGCGTTCCGTAAGTATGCCGTCCATCTGCTTTGCACAGCAAAGAATAGGCTTGGGGCGTCCGTCCTGAGTAAAAAGAGTTGTGGAGCCCAAAATGGTAACACCATCGGTTGCCTGTTGTTCTGTACCGCCGAATTTTCCGGTTCCTTTTGAATCTCCTCTAAAAAGGGTCTTCAAAAAATTGTCAATGCGGATTATATCGCAATTTTTGATAATGGCTTCGAACTCGGGGTATGCGGTCATAAAGGCTCCTTGTGGGTTTACTGTGTATATATATCTTTTTTTATATAAAAAAGTCAATTGAAAATTGAAAAAAAGGCAAATAATCAATTTTTTGATTGGATAGAAGAACTGATTGAGAAAATATATATTAAGATTGATAGAAATTGCCCGATGACAATGAAGTCACCGGGCTTTCTTTCACCAACAACGGATACTTAAGGAAATTCTTTTACTTGCAACCCTTTGTTGCCCAGGTTCGGTTGTTTTTGTCCTGGATTACAATCTTTTCTTTGGTGTAGTGGACAAACTTTGTGCCGTTCTTGGCGATATAGATTTTCGGTTGTGCCATAAGGGCCTCCTTTTTAAGTCTTCATTATATATATCGTAAGGATTTTGGCGAATGTAAAGTGAAAAAAGAAAAAATCGCCAGCCAGAGACTGGCGATTCGGTGGTTGATTGCGGGGCTATGCCGCCATCAGCAGGCGGAATTCTTCTTTGAGTCCGCATTCGGCCATGATTTGGATGAGGTTGTTCTTCACGTTTTTCATGTTGGCGCGTTCGCAGCCGATGCGTCTGGCTGCTTCGGCGTCGGAGTAATTGCCTTCGCGGCAGAGTTCGTACATGATGTTGAACCTGTTGAGTGCCTTGGGGTCGTTGGCGGCAAGGCATTTTTTGATGCGGGCGACAAAATCCTTTTTGTCGAATTCACAGTCCTGTTCGTTGCGTTCCCCGGTAAAGGGGTTTACGTCGCAATTGTCGATGCGGGAATACGATTCCTCGTCGGAATCGCTGTTGCTTGTGCAGCGGTCGAGTTCCTCGCGCTTGCTGCGCTTGGCGTTTTTGCGCTTTTCGTCGCGCATGCGCCATTCCCCGATTTTGGCGATGTAGGCGGCAAAGGGAACCTTTCGGCTTGGCTCGAAATCCGAGACTGCCTTGCAGAAAAGCATATAGGTGGTGCCCGCCTGGTAGGATTGGCGTTCGGCAGGGCTGCAACCTCTGAGGCTGAAGTCGGAGTCGAGCAGGAACGACTTCTTTGCCACGAGTGTGGTAAAGTCGTCCCCGAAAATGGCCCAAATGGTTTGAATAGCCCTTTCGTAGTCTTCTGCGCTCGGGGCGGTCTGGACGCGCGCGATGAGTTTGTTGATTTCGGCGGTGGTTGCCTGGATTTTTTTTGTGGTGGTTGCCTGGTTGTTGAGCGCCATAAGCTACTCCTTGGGTGTGTGCCCCTATCGGGGCGGGGTGGATTTTTTTAGACAAAAAAAGAGCCCCTTGATTTAAAATTCATTTAAATCAAAAGGCTCTTTTTAAAGTCTTTCTATGTCAAACGATCTACAAGAGATCTACTTTACTACAAATAATATATGGCTGCTAGGTGATGCTGTCAGCTAAGGTGGTGAAAAAATCTCATTCATTCTCATGTCTCTAAATATAGTTTAAACCGGATGTCAAAAGCTGACAGTTTGTCATTTTTTTTGGCGATGTTTTGTAAACTTTTCTTTTACTAATCCTCGTCTTCACCGTTTTCCCATTCCTCTTCGGCGTCGGATTTCGGGATTTCGATTTCGCTCAGGAGCTTGCCCTTGGTCTTCTTGATGAAGGCTTTGGTGGTGTCCCAGTCGGCGCGCATGATGTAAATCAGGTAGCGCAGCCCCTCGTAACATTCGATTCCCTTGTGATTTTCGAAGAAATCGGCGTAGCTTTCGCCTTCGTACAGGGTGTGCTTATTTACAATGTCGGAAATGACGTCTTCGTATTCGGCCGGGTTCACGAGCTTGTCGAAAACGGACTCCTTCGTCTTGTAAAATGCGGGCATGCCATCAACTTCTGAAAGGGTGTAGAAAACAGGCTTGCCTTTTGCGGTCTGGGGCATGAGTTCCACTTCGGCAACGATAATTGCCGGATCCGGGCCGCCGCTGTACACTTCTACGCGGGCGTTAATGATCTGGTATTTCGTGTTCTTGGTAACTGCGTGTCCCATAAGGGCCTCCCTAAAAAGTGTTCACTATATATATCGTAAGGAATTTCTCTAATGTAAAGTGAAAATGAAAAAAAAATTAGGACCGTGCAAAAAAAACGCAAAAAGGTGGAGAAATTCCTAATTTTTCTAAAACCAGCGTATATATATAAAGATAGGGTCCCTTCCTATTCGCCCGGCGTGGGCGGCACGCCGAATAACCCTGATTCCGCAGGCGACTGCTTGCGGAAAGGACGAACTTGTGCATGAACAAGAAAAAAAAGAAACGGATGGTTGTTTCCGGAACCGAATCAGCGACTGTAAATGTAAAACACCGCAAGCATGATCCATTCTTCCGCTATATTTACGCGATTCCCGCCAACACGCGCACTCTCCTTCGGCTTGCGCGGCGCAGGAACCCCGAACTCCGCAAGATGCTCGCCTCTGTAGACATGGATTCCCTGGAATTGATTCCGGGCAGTTTTAGCTCTGTCAAGGAATGGGGGCACTCTGATCTCGCGTTCAAGGCGCGCATCAAGGGCGGTCCCGAAATTTTCGTGGGCATCTTGTTGGAGCACAAGTCCTACCATGAAAGCGACGTACTTTCACAGATTTACCGTTACACCTTCGAGGTCATGCATAACAAGGGTGCAACCGATTTCGGCTGGCTCCCGACCAAGGCGATTATCATCTACAATGGATGTGTCGGCTGGAACCCGCTGGCGGAATTCCGCACCAAGTACAGGGGGCAGTTCAATGGTCGCGAATTGCCGTTCGAGTGCGTCCTCGTGAATCTCGCCGACATTCCCGACGGGGCCTGCCTTAGGGAGCCGAATGTCGAGGCTTCAATCGGGGCTTTGGTGATGAAGCATGCCTTCGATGCCGATGGACTGAAAGGAATCGTGGACAAGTTGGCAAAAATGCTTTCCCGGCTGGATAATGGCGCAAGGGCTACCCTTGCGGAGAAAATTGTAGTATATTTAGGAGAGTACCTAGATGAAGAAGTCGTTGAGGAATTGCGTATGCGTATGAGTATCGGACAGGCCCTGGGCATCAAGACGGCTGGCGACCGTCTCCGTGCCGCAGAACGCGCCGCAGTTCGCCGCGGTCGGAAACGCGGCTTGGAAGAAGGCCGAAAAGAAGGCCGAAAGGAAGGCATTGAACAGGGGGCCAAGCAGGAACGTGAGAAGAATGATGCACAAAACGCTGCTCGCGATGCTAAACGGGTCAGGTTTCTACGTTCGCAGAAGGTTCCGGAGTCCGTGATTTCTGCGATGCTTGCGCTCAAGTAAAGAGATTCCCGAGTTTCTCCGTGCAACCGTAACACGGCAAAATTTGGCCGCAAAAGGGGCGGCCACGGCTATGCTGCCAGGGCCATGCGGCAGTCTTCGACCAGGTTGTAGTCGTTCAGGTGCTGGAGAAGCTGCTTGCGGTAGTTGTTTGTGGAGGCACGGGTGCAGCCCATGCGGCGGGCGGCCTCGGCGTCGGTGGGGTTCAGGCCGTCGTAGCAGATGTCCATGAGGGTGTCGAAGTAGCGGAGGAGCGTCGGATTGCCCTTGAGGCTGCGCTTGATGGCATCGATGGCGTCCTTGAGGTAGACGTTGTTTTCCATGTCGTTGGGGGCGCTGCAGTTCTCTATGTAGTCGAGAGGCTCTTCGCGGTCGTCTCTTTTGGCGTTCTCGCGCTTGTTGGTCTGGAGCTGCCATTTGACCTTGTTGGCTGCGTGGGCCATGAAGGGTACGCCGAGGGTGGCGTCGAATTCCTGGGCTGTCTTCAGGAATACTTCGAAGGTCTCTCCCATGACGGCGGCGCGGCGGTCAGCGACGCTGTAGCCGTGGTAGCCAAAATCGGAGTCCATGTTGTAGGACTGCTTGGCGGCGATTCCTACGATTTTGTCGCCGTATTGCTCCCATATCTGCCCGATGGCGCTTGCGCGGGCTTCCTCGGTCGGGGCGGTCTGGGCGAGCGCGATGAGGTTGTTGATCGGGGTGGCGGTGGCCGGGGTGTTGTTGTGACGCATGGGCGTACTCCTTTGGGTGTTTGAAGGTGTCCGTCGGCTGGCGGACGGCGAGAAAAGACGACAAAAGCCCCTTGATAAGTTTTTTATCAAAAGACGGTGCTGTACCGTAAATGCAAAAAAATGTGGATTTATTTGGTCAAGCCGAGGGCGAGACCATTATATATATAATGCAGGGGAGCGCTCATCGGGGCGCAGGAGGACCAAACAGAGAAAATATCAAAAACTCTCATGTTTACAAATATAGCTAGAACCAGCTGTCAAAAGATGACACTCGGATTTTAGACCTTAAAAAGTTTTGTAAATTTTACTTAACAGCATACCCGCAAACCAATTCATAATCGTGCTTATATATCGTTTTCAATTTTCAAAATGTAAAACGAAATCGCATTTTTTTTCAAAAAAAAGCGATTTTCAGCCCTATTTATAATTTCTTGGGGCAGTCCCGCAGAGTTCGTGTCAGTCTGCAAGCTTTTTTTGTGTTGGTGATTGACTATCGAGTATTGCAAAACGATAAGAGAATGTACAAGAGAAAAGGAGAGCTCCGATGTCTAAACTGACAGATGATATTGATGAATCTTACCGGCAAATCAAGAATTGGCCCGGCTACATAGAAGGCTGGCTGAAGACCTTCAAGACGTTTTCTGAGGGAACTTATGGCGTGTTTCGTGAAATCGTACAGGAGCATCCTGATATCG encodes:
- a CDS encoding Rpn family recombination-promoting nuclease/putative transposase, coding for MNKKKKKRMVVSGTESATVNVKHRKHDPFFRYIYAIPANTRTLLRLARRRNPELRKMLASVDMDSLELIPGSFSSVKEWGHSDLAFKARIKGGPEIFVGILLEHKSYHESDVLSQIYRYTFEVMHNKGATDFGWLPTKAIIIYNGCVGWNPLAEFRTKYRGQFNGRELPFECVLVNLADIPDGACLREPNVEASIGALVMKHAFDADGLKGIVDKLAKMLSRLDNGARATLAEKIVVYLGEYLDEEVVEELRMRMSIGQALGIKTAGDRLRAAERAAVRRGRKRGLEEGRKEGRKEGIEQGAKQEREKNDAQNAARDAKRVRFLRSQKVPESVISAMLALK